One Ictalurus punctatus breed USDA103 chromosome 10, Coco_2.0, whole genome shotgun sequence genomic region harbors:
- the ampd3a gene encoding AMP deaminase 3 isoform X2 produces the protein MAVTEANEMPRQFPKVTLSDVDEEVRLMAEKVYASALKEEENKEAISLYTVPEDCPIGLQQAKERELLRELAEQHSEEMAKRKKSLKMIRSQSMQIPVCVDWARATPTPLVSPLFSCPSIPDSFPEYQRVTISGDYCAGITVEDYEQAAKSLLKALFIREKYSKLAYHRYPQTTARFLRSAENLKWREEDDVLPDICPCPQEGEDPYSMENIPENLGYELKMRDGIIYVYENKTALEENRPHCLPYPDLETFAIDMSHVLAMIVDGPTKTYCHRRLNFLSSKFYLHEMLNEMAELKELKGVPHRDFYNVRKVDTHIHAAACMNQKHLLNFIQSTYKTDADRVVLEKAGKKLTLKEVFDNLNMDPYDLTVDSLDVHAGRQTFHRFDKFNSKYNPVGASELREIYLKTDNYIMGEYFARLIKEVAHNLEESKYQHAEPRLSIYGRSPDEWDSLSHWFIQHKVHSPNMRWIIQVPRIYDIFMSRKLIPNFAKMLENIFLPLFEATVNPQKHKELHVFLKYMTGFDSVDDESKHSDHMFSYKSPKPEQWTSDENPPYSYYLFHMYANIMVLNNLRKERGLSTFQFRPHCGEAGSITHLVSAFLTADNISHGLNLKKSPVLQYLYYLAQVPIAMSPLSNNSLFLEYSKNPLREFLHKGLCVSLSTDDPMQFHYTKEALMEEYAIAAQLWKLSTCDLCEIARNSVLQAGLSHQEKKYFLGPNYLKDGPEGNDIRRTNVAQIRMAYRHETLCNELSFLVDAMKSEALGSQM, from the exons ATGGCTGTGACAGAAGCTAATG AAATGCCCCGGCAATTCCCCAAGGTCACGCTGAGCGACGTGGACGAGGAGGTGCGCCTGATGGCCGAGAAGGTGTACGCCTCTGCGCTGAAGGAGGAAGAGAATAAAGAAGCCATCTCCTTGTACACCGTGCCCGAAGACTGTCCCATCGGCCTACAGCAGGCCAAGGAAAGGGAGCTCCTCCGGGAGCTGGCCGAACAGCACTCTGAGGAGATGGCCAAGAG GAAGAAGAGTTTGAAGATGATTCGATCTCAGTCCATGCAAATCCCGGTTTGTGTGGATTGGGCAAGAGCTACACCCACTCCGCTCGTGTCCCCACTCTTCAGCTGTCCCTCCATCCCGGACAGCTTCCCCGAGTACCAGAGAGTCACCATCAGTGGGGATTACTGTGCCGGG ATCACCGTCGAGGACTATGAGCAAGCAGCTAAAAGTCTTCTGAAGGCGTTATTCATCCGGGAGAAATACTCGAAGCTGGCGTACCACCGTTACCCCCAGACCACCGCCAGGTTCTTGCGCAGTGCTGAGAACCTGAAGTGGAGAGAGGAAGATGATGTCCTGCCAG ACATCTGCCCATGCCCTCAGGAAGGAGAGGACCCCTACAGCATGGAGAACATACCGGAGAACCTGGGCTATGAGCTGAAAATGAGGGATGGGATAATCTACGTCTACGAGAATAAGACGGCTCTCGAGGAGAACAGACCCCACTGTCTGCCGTACCCTGATCTTGAGACGTTCGCCATCGACATGAGCCACGTTCTGGCCATGATCGTAGACGGACCCAC AAAGACGTACTGCCACAGACGACTGAACTTCCTGAGCTCGAAGTTCTACCTGCACGAGATGCTCAACGAAATGGCCGAGCTTAAAGAGCTCAAAGGGGTCCCACATCGAGATTTCTATAACGTCAGGAAG GTCGACACTCACATCCACGCTGCAGCCTGTATGAACCAGAAACATCTGCTGAACTTCATCCAGAGCACCTATAAGACAGACGCTGACCGCGTAGTGCTGGAGAAGGCCGGAAAGAAACTGACCCTCAAAGAGGTCTTCGACAACCTCAACATGGACCCTTACGACCTCACCGTGGACTCGCTGGACGTCCATGCT GGCAGGCAGACGTTTCACCGCTTTGACAAGTTCAACTCCAAATATAATCCGGTGGGAGCGAGCGAGTTACGAGAAATCTACCTGAAAACTGACAACTACATCATGGGAGAGTACTTTGCCCGTTTGATAAAG GAAGTCGCTCACAATCTGGAGGAGAGTAAATACCAGCATGCCGAGCCCCGCCTCTCTATCTACGGACGCTCCCCGGATGAGTGGGACAGCCTTTCCCATTGGTTTATTCAACATAAAGTCCACTCCCCCAACATGCGCTGGATCATTCAGGTGCCCAGAATATA TGATATTTTTATGTCACGGAAGCTGATTCCCAACTTTGCCAAGATGCTGGAGAACATCTTCCTTCCCTTGTTTGAGGCGACGGTGAATCCTCAGAAGCACAAAGAGCTGCATGTGTTCCTCAAATAT ATGACCGGCTTTGACAGCGTGGACGACGAGTCCAAGCACAGCGATCACATGTTCTCTTACAAGAGCCCCAAACCCGAGCAATGGACCAGCGACGAGAACCCGCCTTATAGCTACTACCTCTTCCACATGTACGCCAACATCATGGTGCTCAACAACCTGCGCAA ggagagAGGTCTGAGTACCTTCCAGTTCCGTCCACACTGCGGTGAGGCTGGCTCCATCACTCATCTGGTTTCAGCTTTTCTTACTGCGGATAACATTTCTCACGGCCTCAACCTCAAGAAG AGCCCCGTCCTTCAGTACCTGTATTACCTGGCCCAGGTACCCATCGCCATGTCCCCTCTCAGTAACAACAGTCTGTTCCTGGAGTACTCGAAGAACCCGCTGCGAGAGTTCCTGCACaagggtctgtgtgtgtctctgtccaCGGACGACCCCATGCAGTTCCACTACACCAAG GAAGCCCTGATGGAGGAGTACGCTATTGCGGCCCAGCTGTGGAAGCTGAGCACGTGCGATTTATGCGAAATCGCCAGAAACAGCGTGCTGCAGGCCGGCTTGTCTCATCAG GAGAAAAAGTACTTCCTCGGCCCCAACTACTTAAAGGACGGCCCCGAAGGGAACGACATCCGGCGCACCAACGTGGCGCAGATCCGCATGGCCTACAGACACGAGACGCTGTGTAACGAGCTCAGCTTCCTGGTGGACGCGATGAAATCCGAGGCCCTGGGCTCGCAGATGTAG
- the ampd3a gene encoding AMP deaminase 3 isoform X3: protein MPRQFPKVTLSDVDEEVRLMAEKVYASALKEEENKEAISLYTVPEDCPIGLQQAKERELLRELAEQHSEEMAKRKKSLKMIRSQSMQIPVCVDWARATPTPLVSPLFSCPSIPDSFPEYQRVTISGDYCAGITVEDYEQAAKSLLKALFIREKYSKLAYHRYPQTTARFLRSAENLKWREEDDVLPDICPCPQEGEDPYSMENIPENLGYELKMRDGIIYVYENKTALEENRPHCLPYPDLETFAIDMSHVLAMIVDGPTKTYCHRRLNFLSSKFYLHEMLNEMAELKELKGVPHRDFYNVRKVDTHIHAAACMNQKHLLNFIQSTYKTDADRVVLEKAGKKLTLKEVFDNLNMDPYDLTVDSLDVHAGRQTFHRFDKFNSKYNPVGASELREIYLKTDNYIMGEYFARLIKEVAHNLEESKYQHAEPRLSIYGRSPDEWDSLSHWFIQHKVHSPNMRWIIQVPRIYDIFMSRKLIPNFAKMLENIFLPLFEATVNPQKHKELHVFLKYMTGFDSVDDESKHSDHMFSYKSPKPEQWTSDENPPYSYYLFHMYANIMVLNNLRKERGLSTFQFRPHCGEAGSITHLVSAFLTADNISHGLNLKKSPVLQYLYYLAQVPIAMSPLSNNSLFLEYSKNPLREFLHKGLCVSLSTDDPMQFHYTKEALMEEYAIAAQLWKLSTCDLCEIARNSVLQAGLSHQEKKYFLGPNYLKDGPEGNDIRRTNVAQIRMAYRHETLCNELSFLVDAMKSEALGSQM from the exons ATGCCCCGGCAATTCCCCAAGGTCACGCTGAGCGACGTGGACGAGGAGGTGCGCCTGATGGCCGAGAAGGTGTACGCCTCTGCGCTGAAGGAGGAAGAGAATAAAGAAGCCATCTCCTTGTACACCGTGCCCGAAGACTGTCCCATCGGCCTACAGCAGGCCAAGGAAAGGGAGCTCCTCCGGGAGCTGGCCGAACAGCACTCTGAGGAGATGGCCAAGAG GAAGAAGAGTTTGAAGATGATTCGATCTCAGTCCATGCAAATCCCGGTTTGTGTGGATTGGGCAAGAGCTACACCCACTCCGCTCGTGTCCCCACTCTTCAGCTGTCCCTCCATCCCGGACAGCTTCCCCGAGTACCAGAGAGTCACCATCAGTGGGGATTACTGTGCCGGG ATCACCGTCGAGGACTATGAGCAAGCAGCTAAAAGTCTTCTGAAGGCGTTATTCATCCGGGAGAAATACTCGAAGCTGGCGTACCACCGTTACCCCCAGACCACCGCCAGGTTCTTGCGCAGTGCTGAGAACCTGAAGTGGAGAGAGGAAGATGATGTCCTGCCAG ACATCTGCCCATGCCCTCAGGAAGGAGAGGACCCCTACAGCATGGAGAACATACCGGAGAACCTGGGCTATGAGCTGAAAATGAGGGATGGGATAATCTACGTCTACGAGAATAAGACGGCTCTCGAGGAGAACAGACCCCACTGTCTGCCGTACCCTGATCTTGAGACGTTCGCCATCGACATGAGCCACGTTCTGGCCATGATCGTAGACGGACCCAC AAAGACGTACTGCCACAGACGACTGAACTTCCTGAGCTCGAAGTTCTACCTGCACGAGATGCTCAACGAAATGGCCGAGCTTAAAGAGCTCAAAGGGGTCCCACATCGAGATTTCTATAACGTCAGGAAG GTCGACACTCACATCCACGCTGCAGCCTGTATGAACCAGAAACATCTGCTGAACTTCATCCAGAGCACCTATAAGACAGACGCTGACCGCGTAGTGCTGGAGAAGGCCGGAAAGAAACTGACCCTCAAAGAGGTCTTCGACAACCTCAACATGGACCCTTACGACCTCACCGTGGACTCGCTGGACGTCCATGCT GGCAGGCAGACGTTTCACCGCTTTGACAAGTTCAACTCCAAATATAATCCGGTGGGAGCGAGCGAGTTACGAGAAATCTACCTGAAAACTGACAACTACATCATGGGAGAGTACTTTGCCCGTTTGATAAAG GAAGTCGCTCACAATCTGGAGGAGAGTAAATACCAGCATGCCGAGCCCCGCCTCTCTATCTACGGACGCTCCCCGGATGAGTGGGACAGCCTTTCCCATTGGTTTATTCAACATAAAGTCCACTCCCCCAACATGCGCTGGATCATTCAGGTGCCCAGAATATA TGATATTTTTATGTCACGGAAGCTGATTCCCAACTTTGCCAAGATGCTGGAGAACATCTTCCTTCCCTTGTTTGAGGCGACGGTGAATCCTCAGAAGCACAAAGAGCTGCATGTGTTCCTCAAATAT ATGACCGGCTTTGACAGCGTGGACGACGAGTCCAAGCACAGCGATCACATGTTCTCTTACAAGAGCCCCAAACCCGAGCAATGGACCAGCGACGAGAACCCGCCTTATAGCTACTACCTCTTCCACATGTACGCCAACATCATGGTGCTCAACAACCTGCGCAA ggagagAGGTCTGAGTACCTTCCAGTTCCGTCCACACTGCGGTGAGGCTGGCTCCATCACTCATCTGGTTTCAGCTTTTCTTACTGCGGATAACATTTCTCACGGCCTCAACCTCAAGAAG AGCCCCGTCCTTCAGTACCTGTATTACCTGGCCCAGGTACCCATCGCCATGTCCCCTCTCAGTAACAACAGTCTGTTCCTGGAGTACTCGAAGAACCCGCTGCGAGAGTTCCTGCACaagggtctgtgtgtgtctctgtccaCGGACGACCCCATGCAGTTCCACTACACCAAG GAAGCCCTGATGGAGGAGTACGCTATTGCGGCCCAGCTGTGGAAGCTGAGCACGTGCGATTTATGCGAAATCGCCAGAAACAGCGTGCTGCAGGCCGGCTTGTCTCATCAG GAGAAAAAGTACTTCCTCGGCCCCAACTACTTAAAGGACGGCCCCGAAGGGAACGACATCCGGCGCACCAACGTGGCGCAGATCCGCATGGCCTACAGACACGAGACGCTGTGTAACGAGCTCAGCTTCCTGGTGGACGCGATGAAATCCGAGGCCCTGGGCTCGCAGATGTAG
- the lyve1a gene encoding lymphatic vessel endothelial hyaluronic acid receptor 1a, translating into MAAKSRMLLLLLAHLVSSALLIDVTQIIVNPKHGSVVGVFQASLSGDYAFNASVARDVCEQLGVGMANKAQLNKALALGFETCRFGWTDEQVAVIPRILPKDTCGKGRVGLITWRTLPSYKFDVYCFNSTDYEAHMNTEHEYPSTAVIPTARTSGARTSGAHPKLAKPTRSASRDDPQSTSSSLPHYTPEKDTPESQAFSNTSPNTAVGLIALLTTLFAFLLLAVAAVCYFKKNRVGRWKKSQEKETIETEVCGKTRKESESEVQNDVSVTIKLENEKIS; encoded by the exons ATGGCGGCGAAATCCAGGATGCTGTTGCTACTCTTGGCTCATTTGGTCTCATCGGCTCTGCTTATCGATGTCACACAGATCATAG TTAACCCCAAACACGGCAGCGTGGTCGGCGTGTTCCAGGCATCTCTGTCCGGTGACTATGCCTTCAACGCATCTGTCGCGAGAGATGTGTGTGAGCAGCTGGGTGTGGGCATGGCAAACAAGGCGCAGTTGAACAAAGCACTCGCACTCGGCTTTGAGACCTGCAG GTTCGGCTGGACCGATGAACAAGTCGCTGTAATTCCCAGAATTCTTCCAAAAGACACCTGTGGTAAAGGCAGAGTTGGGCTTATTACCTGGCGCACACTTCCCAGCTATAAGTTTGATGTCTACTGTTTCAATTCAACAG ATTATGAAGCTCACATGAACACGGAGCACGAGTATCCGAGCACCGCAGTCATTCCTACAGCTCGCACGTCTGGAGCTCGCACGTCTGGAGCTCATCCGAAACTGGCAAAACCGACTCGTTCAGCATCTCGGGATGATCCACAGTCCACTTCCTCCAGTCTTCCCCACTACACGCCTGAGAAGGACACACCTGAATCGCAAGCCTTTAGCAACACAAGCCCTAACACTGcag TTGGCCTGATCGCTTTGCTCACGACACTCTTCGCTTTCCTGCTGCTCGCCGTGGCTGCTGTCTGTTACTTCAAAAA GAACAGAGTGGGCCGCTGGAAGAAAAGTCAGGAGAAGGAGACCATAGAGACTGAAGTTTGTGGGAAAACTAGAAAGGAGTCTGAGTCAGAGGTGCAAAACGATGTCAGCGTGACCATCAAGCTAGAGAACGAGAAGATATCTTAA
- the ampd3a gene encoding AMP deaminase 3 isoform X1, with the protein MLRGAASFPLTERNRGDPEMPRQFPKVTLSDVDEEVRLMAEKVYASALKEEENKEAISLYTVPEDCPIGLQQAKERELLRELAEQHSEEMAKRKKSLKMIRSQSMQIPVCVDWARATPTPLVSPLFSCPSIPDSFPEYQRVTISGDYCAGITVEDYEQAAKSLLKALFIREKYSKLAYHRYPQTTARFLRSAENLKWREEDDVLPDICPCPQEGEDPYSMENIPENLGYELKMRDGIIYVYENKTALEENRPHCLPYPDLETFAIDMSHVLAMIVDGPTKTYCHRRLNFLSSKFYLHEMLNEMAELKELKGVPHRDFYNVRKVDTHIHAAACMNQKHLLNFIQSTYKTDADRVVLEKAGKKLTLKEVFDNLNMDPYDLTVDSLDVHAGRQTFHRFDKFNSKYNPVGASELREIYLKTDNYIMGEYFARLIKEVAHNLEESKYQHAEPRLSIYGRSPDEWDSLSHWFIQHKVHSPNMRWIIQVPRIYDIFMSRKLIPNFAKMLENIFLPLFEATVNPQKHKELHVFLKYMTGFDSVDDESKHSDHMFSYKSPKPEQWTSDENPPYSYYLFHMYANIMVLNNLRKERGLSTFQFRPHCGEAGSITHLVSAFLTADNISHGLNLKKSPVLQYLYYLAQVPIAMSPLSNNSLFLEYSKNPLREFLHKGLCVSLSTDDPMQFHYTKEALMEEYAIAAQLWKLSTCDLCEIARNSVLQAGLSHQEKKYFLGPNYLKDGPEGNDIRRTNVAQIRMAYRHETLCNELSFLVDAMKSEALGSQM; encoded by the exons AAATGCCCCGGCAATTCCCCAAGGTCACGCTGAGCGACGTGGACGAGGAGGTGCGCCTGATGGCCGAGAAGGTGTACGCCTCTGCGCTGAAGGAGGAAGAGAATAAAGAAGCCATCTCCTTGTACACCGTGCCCGAAGACTGTCCCATCGGCCTACAGCAGGCCAAGGAAAGGGAGCTCCTCCGGGAGCTGGCCGAACAGCACTCTGAGGAGATGGCCAAGAG GAAGAAGAGTTTGAAGATGATTCGATCTCAGTCCATGCAAATCCCGGTTTGTGTGGATTGGGCAAGAGCTACACCCACTCCGCTCGTGTCCCCACTCTTCAGCTGTCCCTCCATCCCGGACAGCTTCCCCGAGTACCAGAGAGTCACCATCAGTGGGGATTACTGTGCCGGG ATCACCGTCGAGGACTATGAGCAAGCAGCTAAAAGTCTTCTGAAGGCGTTATTCATCCGGGAGAAATACTCGAAGCTGGCGTACCACCGTTACCCCCAGACCACCGCCAGGTTCTTGCGCAGTGCTGAGAACCTGAAGTGGAGAGAGGAAGATGATGTCCTGCCAG ACATCTGCCCATGCCCTCAGGAAGGAGAGGACCCCTACAGCATGGAGAACATACCGGAGAACCTGGGCTATGAGCTGAAAATGAGGGATGGGATAATCTACGTCTACGAGAATAAGACGGCTCTCGAGGAGAACAGACCCCACTGTCTGCCGTACCCTGATCTTGAGACGTTCGCCATCGACATGAGCCACGTTCTGGCCATGATCGTAGACGGACCCAC AAAGACGTACTGCCACAGACGACTGAACTTCCTGAGCTCGAAGTTCTACCTGCACGAGATGCTCAACGAAATGGCCGAGCTTAAAGAGCTCAAAGGGGTCCCACATCGAGATTTCTATAACGTCAGGAAG GTCGACACTCACATCCACGCTGCAGCCTGTATGAACCAGAAACATCTGCTGAACTTCATCCAGAGCACCTATAAGACAGACGCTGACCGCGTAGTGCTGGAGAAGGCCGGAAAGAAACTGACCCTCAAAGAGGTCTTCGACAACCTCAACATGGACCCTTACGACCTCACCGTGGACTCGCTGGACGTCCATGCT GGCAGGCAGACGTTTCACCGCTTTGACAAGTTCAACTCCAAATATAATCCGGTGGGAGCGAGCGAGTTACGAGAAATCTACCTGAAAACTGACAACTACATCATGGGAGAGTACTTTGCCCGTTTGATAAAG GAAGTCGCTCACAATCTGGAGGAGAGTAAATACCAGCATGCCGAGCCCCGCCTCTCTATCTACGGACGCTCCCCGGATGAGTGGGACAGCCTTTCCCATTGGTTTATTCAACATAAAGTCCACTCCCCCAACATGCGCTGGATCATTCAGGTGCCCAGAATATA TGATATTTTTATGTCACGGAAGCTGATTCCCAACTTTGCCAAGATGCTGGAGAACATCTTCCTTCCCTTGTTTGAGGCGACGGTGAATCCTCAGAAGCACAAAGAGCTGCATGTGTTCCTCAAATAT ATGACCGGCTTTGACAGCGTGGACGACGAGTCCAAGCACAGCGATCACATGTTCTCTTACAAGAGCCCCAAACCCGAGCAATGGACCAGCGACGAGAACCCGCCTTATAGCTACTACCTCTTCCACATGTACGCCAACATCATGGTGCTCAACAACCTGCGCAA ggagagAGGTCTGAGTACCTTCCAGTTCCGTCCACACTGCGGTGAGGCTGGCTCCATCACTCATCTGGTTTCAGCTTTTCTTACTGCGGATAACATTTCTCACGGCCTCAACCTCAAGAAG AGCCCCGTCCTTCAGTACCTGTATTACCTGGCCCAGGTACCCATCGCCATGTCCCCTCTCAGTAACAACAGTCTGTTCCTGGAGTACTCGAAGAACCCGCTGCGAGAGTTCCTGCACaagggtctgtgtgtgtctctgtccaCGGACGACCCCATGCAGTTCCACTACACCAAG GAAGCCCTGATGGAGGAGTACGCTATTGCGGCCCAGCTGTGGAAGCTGAGCACGTGCGATTTATGCGAAATCGCCAGAAACAGCGTGCTGCAGGCCGGCTTGTCTCATCAG GAGAAAAAGTACTTCCTCGGCCCCAACTACTTAAAGGACGGCCCCGAAGGGAACGACATCCGGCGCACCAACGTGGCGCAGATCCGCATGGCCTACAGACACGAGACGCTGTGTAACGAGCTCAGCTTCCTGGTGGACGCGATGAAATCCGAGGCCCTGGGCTCGCAGATGTAG